TGGAGTGTTCCCGCTTTTTTGGACAGCGGTTTTAGGCTGCCAGTTGGTTGAGGTGTCTGTAGCCTAGTTCGTATTCTTTGGGTGTCAAGTATTCGAGGGTGGAGTGGCGGCGGATGGTGTTGTAGTAGGTTTCGATCCAGTCGAATGTGGCTTTCTTCAGGTGTGTGATGGTGGGCCAGGGGCGGGTGTGGATGAGCTCCTTCTTGTAGGTCGCGAAGAACGATTCGGAGACGGCGTTGTCGTAGCAGATACCGGTCCGGCCGAGTGATCGTCGTATCTTGTTCTTCGTGCAGTACCGGTCGAACTGGCCGGAGGTGTATTGGGTGCCGCGGTCGGAGTGGAAGATGACGCCGGCGGGTGGGCGGCGTCCGGCGATGGCCATGTCGAGGGCGGCGGTGACGAGATCGGTGCGCATGTGGTCGGCGATCGCCCAGCCGACGACGGTCCGGGAATACAGGTCGATCACGGTCGCCACATAGGCCCATCCGTCCCAGGTCTTGACGTAGGTGATGTCCCCGCACCAGCGGGTGTTGGGTGCCTGGGCGGTGAAGTCGCGGCCGATCAGGTCGGGTGCGGGCACCGGGTGGTCACCGGCGATGGTGGTGCGCTTCCAGGCCTTGGGGTGGCGTCCGCGCAGGCCAGCGGCGCGCATCAGCCGCCAGACCCGCTTGTGGGACAGTCGCCGGCCCAGCGCGGCGAGGCCGGCGCGGACCCGGCGGACGCCGGGGTTGCCGCGCCCGTGCTGGTACAGGGTGGCGATCAGGCCGGTCAGCGTCGCGTCGTCGACGGCCCGGGCGCAGGGCTCGGCGGCCAGCCAGGCGTAGTAGCCCGACCGGGACACTCCCAGCTGCCGGCACATGAACGCGACGGGAAAGGCGTCGGAGGCAGCCCAGTCCGCGATGGCAGCGAACTTCACTGCTTTCCCTTCGCAAACCAGGACGCTACTTTTTTTGCGAACTCCACCTGCATCTGCAGTTCGGCGTTCTCCGCCCGCGCGTCCTTCAGTTCCGCGCGCAGCCGTACCAGTTCGACCCGTTCCGCCTCA
This is a stretch of genomic DNA from Candidatus Saccharimonadia bacterium. It encodes these proteins:
- a CDS encoding IS3 family transposase encodes the protein MKFAAIADWAASDAFPVAFMCRQLGVSRSGYYAWLAAEPCARAVDDATLTGLIATLYQHGRGNPGVRRVRAGLAALGRRLSHKRVWRLMRAAGLRGRHPKAWKRTTIAGDHPVPAPDLIGRDFTAQAPNTRWCGDITYVKTWDGWAYVATVIDLYSRTVVGWAIADHMRTDLVTAALDMAIAGRRPPAGVIFHSDRGTQYTSGQFDRYCTKNKIRRSLGRTGICYDNAVSESFFATYKKELIHTRPWPTITHLKKATFDWIETYYNTIRRHSTLEYLTPKEYELGYRHLNQLAA